The proteins below are encoded in one region of Bremerella sp. P1:
- a CDS encoding DUF1588 domain-containing protein, producing the protein MQRLLQRVSDSRYVLCTIMLLSTFVVWECPACLADELSPEMSKWGQLYAKDILPIIQSRCIDCHSGKDADGEFDLSRFTSGDVAAKAGDVWERVARRIRQNEMPPEGSPGLTDPQKGAFYGWLDSRPDQDLCNQLASDETQAWYRGHVMSRRLTRTEYRNAIRDLVGLELKPDELPPSDGAGGEGFDTVGDSLFTSPIHLEAYLVAADRIIETALPDKQESASTEVVNARALILSGMDEKNDPKSDVELREAAKHCIERFARRAWRRPVAEEELERLLTIYDAAFTRGHAFVSALREPLKAVLISPHFLFVVESEPAGGGVQRITAHQLATRLALLIWSSIPDQHLLELADEEKLFDEIVLRQEVRRMLVDPKAVALGENFGLQWLGLREFGNGPRPDEEVFPQFGDALAADMLEEAILTVANVFREDEPLTRLVDAQYIYANARLAEYYGLSISDGAGWQRVELPNRQRGGVMTMASVLTSASYPRRTSPVLRGRWILEEVLGSRVPPPPPNVPALEESHEEGKNLTLRERLEVHRQKAECASCHNRMDPLGFGLENFDGIGRWRESDNGQPIDAAGKLPSGDQFSGPEELKTVILKRSGEFQKHFVRKLIGFAYGRKLNKFDNCVVDHCLKTLKENDLKAAVLIEEIALSFPFQHRYFKSDK; encoded by the coding sequence ATGCAACGACTCTTACAGCGCGTTAGCGATTCGCGATACGTTCTTTGCACGATAATGCTGCTCAGTACGTTCGTCGTGTGGGAGTGCCCAGCCTGTCTGGCGGATGAGCTTTCGCCCGAAATGTCGAAGTGGGGGCAGCTTTATGCAAAGGATATCCTGCCGATAATTCAATCGCGATGTATCGACTGCCACAGCGGAAAAGACGCGGATGGGGAATTCGACCTGAGTCGTTTCACCAGCGGTGATGTTGCGGCGAAAGCCGGCGACGTTTGGGAACGCGTTGCCAGAAGAATCCGGCAAAACGAAATGCCACCGGAGGGTAGTCCCGGACTGACCGACCCGCAGAAAGGGGCTTTTTACGGATGGCTTGACTCGCGACCAGATCAAGATCTTTGTAATCAGCTTGCATCCGACGAAACCCAAGCCTGGTATCGCGGCCACGTGATGAGTCGTCGCTTGACGCGGACCGAATATCGTAACGCAATTAGGGACCTCGTCGGCTTGGAGTTGAAGCCAGACGAGCTTCCTCCATCCGACGGCGCTGGTGGCGAAGGCTTTGATACCGTCGGCGATTCATTGTTCACATCCCCGATTCATTTGGAGGCTTACCTGGTCGCAGCTGATCGAATCATCGAAACCGCGCTTCCCGACAAACAAGAGAGTGCGTCGACGGAAGTGGTCAACGCGAGAGCATTGATACTCTCGGGGATGGACGAAAAGAATGATCCCAAGTCCGATGTTGAACTTCGTGAAGCTGCGAAGCACTGTATCGAGCGGTTTGCCCGGCGAGCATGGCGCCGGCCGGTCGCGGAGGAAGAATTGGAACGGCTGCTCACCATTTATGATGCTGCGTTCACCCGGGGGCATGCATTTGTGTCAGCACTGCGGGAACCGCTCAAAGCAGTTTTGATCTCGCCTCATTTTCTGTTTGTTGTCGAATCGGAACCAGCCGGTGGCGGCGTTCAGCGAATCACGGCCCATCAACTGGCAACACGCCTGGCCCTTTTGATTTGGTCATCGATTCCTGACCAGCATCTATTGGAACTGGCGGACGAAGAAAAGCTATTTGACGAGATTGTACTTCGCCAAGAAGTACGCCGAATGTTGGTGGACCCCAAAGCAGTTGCACTAGGCGAGAACTTCGGGCTGCAGTGGCTGGGGCTACGAGAGTTCGGCAATGGGCCGCGCCCCGATGAAGAGGTTTTTCCTCAGTTTGGCGACGCATTGGCTGCCGACATGCTTGAAGAGGCCATCCTCACCGTTGCGAATGTCTTTCGGGAAGATGAGCCTTTGACCAGGTTGGTCGATGCCCAGTACATCTACGCCAATGCGCGTCTGGCTGAATACTACGGACTGTCGATCTCCGACGGAGCCGGTTGGCAGCGTGTTGAATTGCCCAACCGACAACGCGGGGGCGTGATGACGATGGCCAGTGTACTGACTTCAGCCTCATACCCTCGTCGTACTAGCCCGGTGCTGCGAGGAAGGTGGATTCTCGAAGAGGTCTTAGGATCACGTGTTCCACCTCCGCCCCCGAATGTTCCGGCGTTGGAAGAGTCGCATGAAGAAGGCAAAAACCTGACGCTGCGCGAGCGTCTGGAGGTACATCGCCAGAAAGCCGAATGTGCCAGCTGTCATAACCGGATGGACCCTCTGGGATTTGGTTTGGAGAATTTCGATGGAATCGGACGCTGGCGAGAAAGCGACAATGGACAACCCATTGACGCTGCCGGAAAGCTTCCTTCTGGAGACCAGTTCAGCGGACCGGAAGAATTGAAAACAGTAATACTGAAGCGGAGTGGCGAATTCCAGAAGCATTTCGTCCGTAAGCTGATCGGATTTGCTTATGGTCGGAAGCTGAACAAGTTTGACAACTGTGTTGTTGATCACTGTTTGAAGACGCTGAAAGAAAACGATTTGAAGGCCGCGGTCCTGATCGAAGAGATCGCCTTGTCCTTTCCTTTTCAGCATCGCTACTTCAAATCAGACAAGTAA